The genomic window CCACCGCGGGCGTCGGGCTGGGGGGCACCTGCGTCTACGCGGTCTACGACCCCATTCTCCGGTGTCTCGACGTGGCCAGGGCGGGACACCCGCCGCCGCTGATCATCGACCCCGCGGCGGGGGTGACCTTCCCCGACACCCCGGCCGGCGCGCCCCTGGGCATCGGGCTGCCGGTCTTCGAGACCTCGCGGATCCAGTTGCCCGAGGGGAGCACGGTCGTCCTCTACACCGACGGGCTGGTCGAGACCCGCGACCACGACATCGACTTCGGCATCGACCGGATCGCCGCCGCCCTGACGCCGCCGGACAGCTCCCTGGAGGAGTTGTCCACGGCGGTGAGCGACACCGTCCCGGCCGGCGGGACGCTGTCCGACGACGCCACCCTGCTGATGGCCCGCCCCCGTTTCCTGGCGCCCGACCAGGTCGCCGGCTGGGACCTGGCGGCCGAGCCGGCCGTCGTCGCCGCGGCCCGTTCCCTGGCGGTGGGACAGATGGAGGCCTGGGGCCTGGGGGACCTGGTGGAGGCCACCGGACTGATCGTCGGCGAGCTGGTCACCAACGCCGTGCTGCACGGCGCCGCCCCCATCCACCTGCGGCTGATCCGGCACGCGGTGCTGGTCTGCGAGGTCTCCGACGCCGGCGCCGGCCAACCCCGCCCGCGCGCCGCGGGCCCGGACGACGAGTCCGGCCGCGGCCTGGCGCTCATCGCCCGGTCGTCCCGCCGCTGGGGCACCCGCCGGATGGCCGAGGGCAAGACGGTCTGGGCCGAACAGACACTGCCACCCCCGGACTGACCCGGCGCCTCCCCCCACGTCCGCCGGAGGCGGCCGACCGGGCGACGGCCTTGGGCCGTGCCCGACACCCGGCCGCCCGGCACGTTCCACGCCGCCCCGGGGTGAACGCCCGGTCAGGCCCGGTGGGTCGCGGTGAAGGACAGCAGCAGCGCGGCGGTGGGGGCCGGGGCCTCCAGGATGGGGGTGTGGCCGACGCCGGGCAGCGGATCGAGCCGGGCACCCGGCACGGCGCCGTAGTCGGCGAAGGACGACGGACGCCATCTGCCGTCCAGCTGGCCGTAGATCACCTGGAGGGGCTTGCCGAGGTTCGCCAGCCGGTCGGGTACGGGCTGCTGCCCCAAGTAGCCGAGGGAGGCCTGCATCGCCGAGGTGAAGGCGTGGAAGGCCATGCCACGCAGTTCGTCGACGAGTTCCTGCGGGATCGCGTAGCCCTCGCGGAAGGCACCGCTCGCGAAACGCCGGATCTGCTCGTCGGTCGGCGGCCACTGGGCCGGGCCGATCGTGCCCGCCTGCTTGGCGGTGAAGGCGTCCAGGTGCGGGCCGGTGTTGATGAGCGCGAGGGCGGTTACCAGCTCGGGGTGCTGCTCGGCGAGGGCGACCGCGGTCAGGCCGCCGCTGGAGTGGCCGGCGACGACGGCCCGTTCGGCGCCGAGCAGGTCGAGTACGCGGGCGGCCCGGCGCGCCTGCTCGGAGATGCCGTAGTCGCCGTCGACCGGTTTCGCCGACCGCCCGTGGCCGAGCAGGTCGATCCGGATCACCCGGTGGGACGCGGCCAGCGCCGGCACGATCGCGTCCCACGAGCGGGTGGACGCGGCCGAGCCGTGGATGAGCAGCAGGGCGGGGGCGTCGCGCGGGCCGTCCTGGCACACGTGGATGCCGCCGCCGTCCAGGGGCAGCACCGTCTCCGCCGCGTCCAGGGCGCCGGCTGGCAGAGGTGATCGACCGTCAGGAAGAGTCATGGGGCCCATTGTCCGGCCCGGACCCAGGAGCGCCACAGCGCCGCACCCTGCCGCGCGCGTTGGCGTCCGCGTCTCCCGTGGAGCGGCGGTGACGGGGCTGTGACCCGCTCGTCAGACGGCCCCTCATAAGATCGGGGTCATGACACACGGGGCTCCGATATATCTCAGCAGCAGCCATCACCACTACCACAACAGTGGCAGCGGCGGAGGCGGCAGCGATCCGTTGTCCGTGATCCTGGTGGTGGTCGCGATTCTCGTCATCCTGGGACTGGTGGTGGCGTACCGCAAGAAGGACTCGGAGGACTGACACCCCGCACCGATCCACGGCGGCCCCGCCGCCGGCGACCCCCCGACCGGCCATCGGCCGGCGGCCGACCCGGCGACGGGGCCGCCGGCGTACGCACACCATCCGGCGTGCGGCGGGCCCGTGGTGACGCCGCCCGACCGGCCGGAAGCCCGGCGCGGGGGGCTTGTCTCATGGCAGGAAGAGGCAGAACGGGTGCCCGTGCGGATCCCGCAGGACGCGTACGTCGTCCTGCGGCTGGTACGCCTCGACGCTCGCGCCCAGCGCCACGGCCCGCGCCACCTCGGCGTCCAGGTCGTCGACCATGAGGTCGAGGTGCGCCTGCATCTGCTGGCTGCCCGGACGTTGCGGCCACACCGGTGGTTCGTGGTCGGGTTCGAGCTGGAAACTCAGGCCCGGCCGCTCGCTCTCCGGCGAGCGCAGCCTGACCCACTCCGGCTCCCGCGTCACCTCCTCCCAGCCGAGCAGCTCGCGGTAGAAGTCCGCGAGGGCCGCCGGATCGGGAGTCCCCAGGACGATGGCGCCGAAGCTCGTGGTCATGGCCTCACGCTCCCACACCCGCCCGAGGGCGCGGGAGCGCGCTGCCGCTGCCGTACGGCGAACCGCGCCCGTGACGCCGCGGGTTCCGCGCCCGCCGGGAGTACACGGGCGCCCGGCGGGCAGGTGCGTCGGCAGTCATGCGGGTGGGCGGGGAGGCGGGTCGCACGGTGGGATCGGAGGGCGCGGTGGCGCCGGGACAGCAGGCACGCCAGCGCGGCGGTCGAGGGCTGGTCCGTTACTTCCTGGCCGCGCTGCTCGTCCGTGGCGCCGACAGCGGGGCGACGGTCGGCGTGGTGCTGCTCGCGCTGAACGCCCGCGGGCACCCGGGCGGCGGGGCCGCCGCCGGCGGCCTGCTGGCGGCGGCGCTGAGCGCACCGCACCTGTTCGGCCCGTGGCTGGCGCACCGCCTGGACCGCGCGCGGGACGGCCGGCGGCTGCTCGCTGCGGCGTTCGTCCTCTACGCCGTCGCGCTGGCGTGCACGGCGGTCGCGGTGGGCCGGGTCCCGCTCGGTGTGGCGCTGTGCACGACCGCTGTCGCCGGATGCTGCGGCCCGCTGCTCACCGGTGGGCTGAGCAGCCGGCTGGCCGCGCTCGCCGGCCGCGGCGAACGCCCCCAGCGCCGCGCGCAGGGCTGGGACGCCATGACGTACGGGCTCGGCGGCACCCTCGGCCCGGCCGTGGTGGCCGGCGCGGCGGTGCTCACCGGCCCGCGGGCCGCGCTGCTGGCGCTGTGCCTCGCGGCCGCCGCCGCGGCCGGTTTCACCCTCGCCCTGCCGCCCGACCGCGCCGGCGCCCGCGGCCCCGCTGCGGTGCCCGGCGTCCGGGAAGGCCTCACCCTGCTCGTCAGCCACCCTGCGCTGCGCCGGGTCACCCTCCTCACCCTGATCTCGGCGCTGGAACTCGGCGCGCTCCCCGTCATCGCCACCACCTACGGGCCGCATCTCAGCCATCACGCGGCCGCCGGGGCGGTGCTGACGACGGCGCTCGGTCTCGGCAACCTCGCGGGCTCCCTTCTGGTGACGGTCGTCCCGCTCCGCGGCGAGCCGGAGATCTGGGCGCGGCGGCTGTTCGCCGTGCTGGCCGGCACCACCGTCCTGGCCGCGTGCGCGCCCGGCTACAGCCTCGCGCTGGCCGGGTTCGCGCTGGTCGGGGTGGCCAACTCGCTGTCCTTCACCTCGACTCTGGCGTCGAGGTCGGCCTACGCGCCGCCCGGTGCGCGGGCGCAGATCTTCGTCACCAGCGCGGGTCTGAAGGTCGCGCTTGCCTCGGTCGGCACCGCGGTGGCGGGCGCGGCCGCCGGGCTGGGCGGGCGCGCCCTCCTGCTCATGGCCGCGGGCGCGACCACGCTGGCCGTACTCGTCGCGCTCGCCGACCGGCTGGCCACCTCGGACGGCCCGGCGGCCCCGAGCGCGACCGCCGGCCGGCAGCAGGCGCCCGGCGCAGCCGGGGCCGCGTCGCACCCCGCCGATCTCCGCACGGACGGCGGGTCCTGACCCCGCGTACGCTTGGTCAGCCCTGCCTGCTGTAGAGCCGGAGCGTGATCGGGCCGCAGACGGCGGTGAGGACGGCGGTCGCGGCGAGGGACCAGAGGACGGCACCGCCCGCGGTTGCGGCTGCCGGGGTCGAGACCGGTGGTCGGCTCGTCGAGGAAGAGCAGGTCGGGGGTCACGATCAGGCTGGCGCCGATGTCGAGCCTGCGGCGCATGCCGCCGGAGTAGCCGCCCACCGGCCGGCCGGCCGGCCGAGCCGGTCAGGTCGAACGCGGCGAGCAGGTCGTCGGCGCGCTGCCGGGCCGCGGCCCGGGGCAGGCCGTGCAGCCGGCCGAGGACCAGCAGGTTCTCCTGTCCGGTCAGATCCTCGTCGAGCGAGGCGAACTGGCCGGTCACCGCGACCCGGGCGCGGATCGCGTCCGCCTCGGTCAGCACGTCGTGGCCGAGGACGCGGGCGGTGCCGGCGTCCGGCCGGGTCAGCGTGGCCAGGACGCGGATCGTGGTGGTCTTGCCCGCGCCGTTGGGGCCGAGGAAGCCGAACACCTGGCCGCGCGGGATCGTGAGGTCGATCCCGTCCAGCGCCCGGCTGTCTCGGTAGATCTTGACCAATTCCCGTGCCTCGACGGCCGGATGGTCGTCGCTCAAGCCGTTCTTTGACATCCCGTAAGACTTAGATAACTCTTGCAGTTTGTCAAGGTTAAGGTGGAGCGCATACGGTCGTGGGATGGTCGACCCGCACAATCCCGCCACGCCGCCGCGCCGCCGCCGGTCCGACGCACGGCGCAGCATCGACGCGATCCTCAAC from Streptomyces sp. NBC_01198 includes these protein-coding regions:
- a CDS encoding alpha/beta fold hydrolase, with product MTLPDGRSPLPAGALDAAETVLPLDGGGIHVCQDGPRDAPALLLIHGSAASTRSWDAIVPALAASHRVIRIDLLGHGRSAKPVDGDYGISEQARRAARVLDLLGAERAVVAGHSSGGLTAVALAEQHPELVTALALINTGPHLDAFTAKQAGTIGPAQWPPTDEQIRRFASGAFREGYAIPQELVDELRGMAFHAFTSAMQASLGYLGQQPVPDRLANLGKPLQVIYGQLDGRWRPSSFADYGAVPGARLDPLPGVGHTPILEAPAPTAALLLSFTATHRA
- a CDS encoding VOC family protein, with the protein product MTTSFGAIVLGTPDPAALADFYRELLGWEEVTREPEWVRLRSPESERPGLSFQLEPDHEPPVWPQRPGSQQMQAHLDLMVDDLDAEVARAVALGASVEAYQPQDDVRVLRDPHGHPFCLFLP
- a CDS encoding MFS transporter, which translates into the protein MGSEGAVAPGQQARQRGGRGLVRYFLAALLVRGADSGATVGVVLLALNARGHPGGGAAAGGLLAAALSAPHLFGPWLAHRLDRARDGRRLLAAAFVLYAVALACTAVAVGRVPLGVALCTTAVAGCCGPLLTGGLSSRLAALAGRGERPQRRAQGWDAMTYGLGGTLGPAVVAGAAVLTGPRAALLALCLAAAAAAGFTLALPPDRAGARGPAAVPGVREGLTLLVSHPALRRVTLLTLISALELGALPVIATTYGPHLSHHAAAGAVLTTALGLGNLAGSLLVTVVPLRGEPEIWARRLFAVLAGTTVLAACAPGYSLALAGFALVGVANSLSFTSTLASRSAYAPPGARAQIFVTSAGLKVALASVGTAVAGAAAGLGGRALLLMAAGATTLAVLVALADRLATSDGPAAPSATAGRQQAPGAAGAASHPADLRTDGGS